One genomic region from Vibrio sp. STUT-A11 encodes:
- a CDS encoding formate C-acetyltransferase/glycerol dehydratase family glycyl radical enzyme, with amino-acid sequence MNLHTLPERIKAHKSALVNIVTPPVCTERAEAYTRAYQANEDKPVIVQRALALQEHLRTRTIWIKHDELIIGNQASKVRAAPIFPEYTVRWIEAEIDDLADRPGAGFAVSEADKESIHALTPYWRGKTVQDRCYGLFTDEQQEILASTIIKAEGNMTSGDAHLAVDNEKILKIGMNGLLDEVRQHRSNNDVSTYEGLKKEQFYKSVEIVLLAIQEHIVSYADLAKEMAQAETRPERKAELETIAENCRHVAYHAPTNFWQALQLSYFVQLMLQIESNGHSVSFGRMDQFLNEYYERDIENAEMNKEFALELLQSLWLKLLEVNKIRSGAHSKASAGSPLYQNVCIGGQKLNENGEPEDAVNPLSWAILESCGQLRSTQPNLSVRYHEGLNQEFLMGCIEVIKCGFGMPAFNNDEIVIPEFIKLGVEKEDAYNYASIGCIETAVPGKWGYRCTGMSFINFARILLAALNEGVDATTGKAFLPHTKSLAKGNFTNFEEVTASWADQIRYYTRKSIEIDTVVDSVLEQQAQDVFCSALVDDCLPRGKTVKEGGAKYDWVSGLQVGIANLGNSLAAIKHLVFEDAQISQPELAKALAEDFDGIENEQLRQRLINFAPKYGNDDDYVDQLLADAYQVYITEISQFVNTRYGRGPIGGGYYAGTSSISANVPFGASTMATPDGRKAETPLAEGASPASGSDRLGPTAVYNSVGKVQANKILGGVLLNQKLSPAAVASEGDKLKLSKLIRTFFNHHKGWHVQYNIVSRETLLAAKKNPEQYRDLVVRVAGYSAFFTALSPDAQDDIIARTEHEL; translated from the coding sequence ATGAACCTACACACCCTTCCTGAGCGTATAAAAGCGCATAAATCGGCACTGGTAAACATTGTCACTCCACCAGTTTGCACCGAACGTGCAGAAGCATACACTCGCGCCTATCAGGCAAATGAAGATAAACCTGTGATTGTACAACGCGCGTTGGCACTACAAGAGCATTTACGCACTCGTACCATTTGGATCAAGCACGATGAATTAATCATTGGTAATCAGGCAAGCAAGGTACGCGCGGCGCCAATCTTTCCTGAATACACGGTCCGCTGGATAGAAGCCGAAATTGACGATCTGGCAGATCGCCCAGGCGCTGGGTTTGCGGTTAGCGAAGCAGATAAAGAAAGTATCCACGCACTAACGCCATACTGGCGCGGTAAAACCGTTCAAGATCGCTGTTATGGTTTATTCACAGACGAGCAGCAAGAGATTCTGGCCAGTACCATCATTAAGGCCGAAGGCAATATGACGTCTGGCGATGCTCACCTCGCGGTCGACAATGAAAAAATACTTAAGATCGGTATGAATGGTTTGTTGGACGAGGTTCGTCAACATCGCTCCAACAACGATGTCTCTACTTATGAAGGTTTGAAAAAAGAACAGTTCTATAAGTCAGTTGAAATCGTATTATTGGCGATTCAAGAGCATATAGTGAGTTACGCGGATCTCGCCAAAGAAATGGCACAGGCTGAAACACGCCCAGAGCGAAAAGCCGAACTCGAAACCATTGCTGAAAACTGCCGTCATGTCGCTTATCACGCTCCGACGAATTTCTGGCAAGCACTCCAACTGAGCTATTTTGTTCAGTTAATGTTGCAAATCGAATCGAACGGTCATTCGGTCTCTTTTGGTCGCATGGACCAGTTCCTCAACGAATACTATGAGCGCGACATCGAAAATGCTGAGATGAACAAAGAGTTCGCGCTAGAATTGCTACAAAGCCTCTGGTTGAAACTGTTAGAAGTAAACAAGATTCGTTCCGGTGCGCACTCAAAAGCGTCAGCAGGTTCTCCGCTGTATCAAAACGTCTGTATCGGTGGACAAAAACTGAATGAAAACGGCGAGCCTGAAGATGCGGTGAATCCATTGTCGTGGGCAATTTTGGAATCTTGCGGACAGCTTCGTTCTACTCAGCCAAACCTAAGCGTTCGTTACCACGAAGGTTTGAATCAAGAGTTCTTGATGGGCTGTATTGAGGTTATTAAATGTGGTTTTGGTATGCCCGCATTCAACAACGATGAAATTGTTATCCCTGAGTTCATTAAGTTGGGTGTCGAGAAAGAAGACGCATACAACTATGCGTCTATCGGCTGTATTGAAACGGCGGTTCCTGGTAAGTGGGGCTATCGTTGTACTGGTATGAGCTTTATTAACTTTGCTCGGATCTTACTTGCTGCGTTAAACGAAGGTGTCGATGCGACTACAGGTAAAGCCTTCTTACCGCATACTAAATCATTAGCGAAAGGTAACTTTACCAATTTCGAAGAAGTGACGGCCTCTTGGGCAGATCAAATTCGCTACTACACGCGTAAATCGATTGAGATTGATACCGTTGTAGACAGCGTACTCGAACAACAAGCACAAGATGTTTTCTGTTCTGCACTTGTGGATGACTGTTTACCTCGCGGTAAAACAGTCAAAGAGGGCGGTGCAAAATACGACTGGGTATCCGGCCTGCAAGTGGGTATTGCTAACTTGGGCAACAGCCTGGCTGCTATCAAACATCTGGTCTTTGAGGATGCGCAGATTAGTCAGCCGGAATTGGCAAAAGCGCTGGCTGAAGACTTTGATGGGATTGAGAACGAGCAGCTTCGTCAGCGATTAATCAATTTCGCGCCAAAATACGGCAACGATGATGATTATGTTGACCAACTTCTGGCTGATGCGTACCAGGTGTACATTACTGAGATAAGCCAGTTTGTTAACACCCGCTACGGACGAGGCCCAATCGGTGGTGGTTACTACGCAGGGACATCCAGTATCTCGGCTAATGTGCCATTTGGTGCTTCTACCATGGCAACGCCTGATGGCCGTAAAGCTGAAACACCACTGGCGGAAGGCGCAAGCCCGGCATCTGGCTCAGACCGCTTGGGACCAACCGCCGTGTATAACTCAGTCGGTAAGGTCCAAGCCAATAAAATCTTGGGCGGTGTGCTGCTTAATCAGAAGTTAAGCCCGGCAGCAGTGGCTTCAGAAGGGGATAAGTTGAAACTCTCTAAGTTGATTCGTACCTTCTTTAACCACCATAAAGGTTGGCACGTACAGTACAACATTGTTTCCCGAGAAACCTTGCTGGCAGCTAAGAAGAACCCTGAGCAATATCGCGATCTTGTAGTACGCGTTGCGGGTTACTCTGCGTTCTTCACCGCGCTGTCGCCAGATGCACAGGACGACATCATCGCTCGTACTGAGCACGAATTGTGA